In Paenibacillus sp. BIC5C1, a genomic segment contains:
- the trmB gene encoding tRNA (guanosine(46)-N7)-methyltransferase TrmB produces the protein MRLRGRKGIRENLEQQVDLVVLDPKQYKGKWSELFGNDHPIFVEFGMGKGQFISQMSYKYPEFNFIGIDMYDELVRRASEKARKAWSQAEVETPPNLKLALANIEQIEDVFEPEELERIYLNFSDPWPKAKHARRRLTHPRFLKKYTELLNTKGQIHFKTDSETLFDFSLNAIADFGLQMTNLSLNLHRDGLNEEHVMTEYEQKFMGKGMNIHRVEVIVGEEALREYQQIRLDKYKVREAADESGEDQE, from the coding sequence ATGCGTTTACGTGGCAGAAAAGGGATTCGTGAAAATCTGGAGCAACAAGTTGACCTCGTTGTTCTTGATCCCAAACAGTACAAAGGAAAATGGTCTGAACTGTTTGGCAATGACCATCCGATCTTTGTGGAATTTGGCATGGGTAAAGGTCAATTTATCAGCCAAATGAGTTATAAATATCCGGAATTTAATTTTATCGGTATTGATATGTATGATGAATTGGTACGTCGTGCCAGCGAGAAGGCCCGGAAAGCATGGAGTCAGGCAGAAGTGGAGACACCACCCAACTTGAAGCTGGCGCTAGCTAATATCGAACAGATTGAAGATGTATTTGAACCGGAAGAACTGGAACGGATTTATCTGAACTTCAGTGATCCTTGGCCGAAAGCCAAGCATGCACGTCGTCGTTTGACACATCCACGTTTCCTGAAGAAATATACGGAATTGCTTAACACTAAAGGACAGATTCATTTCAAAACAGATTCGGAAACATTGTTTGATTTCTCTCTCAATGCGATTGCCGACTTTGGTCTGCAAATGACTAATTTGTCCCTGAACCTGCACCGTGATGGATTGAATGAAGAGCATGTCATGACAGAGTATGAGCAGAAATTCATGGGCAAAGGCATGAACATTCACCGGGTTGAAGTCATCGTTGGTGAAGAGGCCTTGCGCGAGTATCAACAGATCCGCTTGGACAAGTATAAAGTTCGGGAAGCTGCGGACGAGTCTGGCGAAGATCAAGAGTAA